In Aedes albopictus strain Foshan chromosome 3, AalbF5, whole genome shotgun sequence, the genomic window TGCTGACGGACATTAAGCAACAGAATCCAGTATCGGCAATTTTGTTGAGCTAGAATAACCcttcacgctcagaaaaccgttctgataaacatgaacaaacaaacgcaaatatgagaacaagcaaatatacaccgtgaactggaactagttccagctgtcaatatggacaTTCTAgagaccgtgacatctagttcacggtgtacatttcaaTGCATTGTTGTtctcgttgctatgcatagttcccgtttgttcccgttgccgtgactgagagtgcacgtatatcagaacggttttttttgcgtgttgatGGCCGAACTTCGCTGATGTTTGCTTCTGAAGAAGTAAAGATTAACCAAAACGAATATCGGGAACTAGTTCTACAGAACGTCATCGAACCGTAGACATTTTAGCTCCaggaattatattttttccaggattcggtATCGGCTCACAATAAATCCAAGAAAATCCAACTCAGTTACAAATCAATTTACAAGCATCTTTCCGACGTCAGAGTGgaaactttccaattataaaatATAGCCGGAATATTGACATTATCtgaagaaagatccgaggtacatgaaagttcaataataatcgaaattttgacaccatgGGACAAATGGTTGGTGTGTATGTTGAAGGCCGAAGACTGCTCTAAAAACATGAAGGAGTGGAAGCGACATGTGTATTTTGGCAGCCTGGGATAAAATATCACAATAGTATCTGCGCGCCTCGTACGACGACGCGTTCATGGCAAGTGATAAAGTTAAGGGCTTACAAGTTGAGTTTTCCAAAGGTGATTTGTTTTGTAAACGGAATTAAAGTAGTTTCaaataaaatactgtttttatttACTTATCttcatttacagctctttttttcAGTAGGGTACTACGTAAACGGGGAGTCATGGTTAACTGCTGTGATATTACGTGTACAGTGTGGgatcatttttttaatgtatTCATCTACATATATTGCTAAAACTGACAGCATCGATGTATGAAAAATATCAATAGAACGAAGAGCACGTTCATGAAAGAGGAATTACATTGTAGTAGCCGTGGGTCGGCAATCCATTTATCGGGCTTCTTCAGAGTATTAGCTCAGATTAGTGTTTATTGACGATGTGTATAGATTTGTGAAACAAAATTTGGTGACGCGGCTGGGAATTAAGCCTATGACCATCCGCTAACAAAGCAAACGTGTGATCCTCGGAACTGCGAGGacgcacaataaaatgtttaTGTTTCGAACTGCTTATCTATTTGTTTCAGCGTAGCACTTCAATTAGCAGACCTCGTGCGAGAAAGTCCATCTCCAAGATTCATTACTTTTATCTAGTTTTTTTAAGGTCTCCGAAAAAGAAGTGCTTCCTGAGTGTGGATGTTTCCGTAGGTGCTTGAGGAATTCTGAAATACATGAAATGTtagggggaatttttgaaataatctcagGTGTCTTATACTTCTTTTCGTCAAACTCGTTTCTGACCAGTCGCATAACTTCTCTGATTTCTTTATCGGAATGTTTTTCAATAAGACCAAACAATGCCTGAATAAAAAAACTGCCACTTTTCACTTTCCTGTATGATCGTGTACCTATGAACAGTTAAAGTTTAAACGTATGAACCAGATGTCTATTAAAAATTCAACGCAATTTACCTTCATAGCTGCTAAAGCATTTTAAAATGTCGAACTTGTTGGAGGCTGTGGGAGTAAGGTCACATTCCATCTCTGCGTCACCCTTGCAGGCTTGTACGAAAAAGAGTTTTGGCTTATCCTTCAGTGTGCTGTTATTCAACGTTGGTTCGACTATTGCGTTATCCAGTCGATAGAATCCGTCCACTGTTTCAATCTTGTCGTTAAAACCTCCATGGCTCATTATGACAATGATCAGGCACGAATGGCTACCAAGATTTTTCCTACGCACTAGAAAAAGGACAGTGACATATTAATCTTTTTGATCCCACTTATCTAAAATATCAGCCATAATACCTTTTCCCATCATTTCCTCCACCTTCGCAACGGTGAAATCCTCACAAATCGCATCAATCTTTGCATTGTActttttaaaaaagttttttatCAATTCGAGATCACGATCGCTGCCCCTTCGatacttttttgtgtttttgaaCAAGTGGTGGAATATCACAACGTAAGCGGGTTTCCGAAGATCATACCTACAATTTGTAGCACTGGTGGAACTGAAACATTTAAAAAGTGGAACATAGGTAATTACGCGTAAATTGTTTTAAGTAGGCAATTATAAAGAAACATGTTTTTCGTGAAATGAACATTATTGGTGAATTTACTTTGTTTAGAATTTTTGTTGAGCGTTTACGTAGTCGTGAAGCATTATATTCTGCAACCTATTAAGTCCTTATCAAAATCTTTTATCTTGGATAGTTGAAGATAATAACTGTTCCAGGAAAAATGTCTTTGTTTACTGTTTTATACGGGCGGAAAATGTGTTTCAGCACCCGACTCTTTGTTTTAATACCTCGAAAATCCTTTAACACTGGTGTTTCGCGAATGACGAATTTTCGAAGTATTGGCAACGGGATAACTGCAAGTAGCAACAGCAATGGAACTCGGCCTTGTAAGGACAGGAGCTTCCCTGGTTCGTTCATTACTACACGATGACGTGGACGGAATGTTGGCGTTCGAGTTTCCAAACGAGTAGAATAGATTCCCTTCCGCTTTTGAGAGATCATTT contains:
- the LOC109412614 gene encoding caspase-7 → MDHKPPKIIKSYISQQTTSSGWPRRHSTTTTETATSSTASRVNKTYEPVYDQTYIRSKSTYRSLRENPSQPFNRNDLSKAEGNLFYSFGNSNANIPSTSSCSNERTREAPVLTRPSSIAVATCSYPVANTSKIRHSRNTSVKGFSSSTSATNCRYDLRKPAYVVIFHHLFKNTKKYRRGSDRDLELIKNFFKKYNAKIDAICEDFTVAKVEEMMGKVRRKNLGSHSCLIIVIMSHGGFNDKIETVDGFYRLDNAIVEPTLNNSTLKDKPKLFFVQACKGDAEMECDLTPTASNKFDILKCFSSYEGTRSYRKVKSGSFFIQALFGLIEKHSDKEIREVMRLVRNEFDEKKIPQAPTETSTLRKHFFFGDLKKTR